Genomic DNA from Magnolia sinica isolate HGM2019 chromosome 4, MsV1, whole genome shotgun sequence:
ACCCCTTAAGAAATTGTACACTTAACTATAATTATCTTCATAAACACATCTGTATATAGTGAATCAGCTGAAAATTGAATATATGTATCTAATTTTGTTTTGCCAAAAACTTATTATGCTCCTCAAGAAGATCAAATATTCATTTTCACCATCGGCCAGGTGGTCCCACTTACGTCCGACCGGACATCAGCAACATGGAATGTGGATTTCATATGGCTCAAAATCACTGTGATTGGATTATTAAAGCCGCTCAATAAGAATTAGAATACAATGgtaccgtccattttgtaggcctgTAATCAGATGCCTGTGATCATTAGGGCTGAAAGTAGGGCGGGTTGGTGCACAATCCTAGCCCCactcaaggttcctatacctcaaccctaacccaacccaacccaacccaactttgggttaagaattctcaacccaagctcaacccaagtgggctcggtcaAGTTgttcgggttggtcgggttgataCACGCTAATATTTTGTTATTAAAttaatctattatattttcaatacgtGTATTAATTTTtgcacctataattttattaattattacGTAGTTAGTTATGATAAAGAACTACGTTTTTTcttaaacaaacaagctaaaatataggataactaTCCCTTTAAAAGCTGaattgtgtagcacacaatctatttggaagaGACAAATCTGGCGTATTCTATTAGCTTAAGTCATCATAAATTATGTGGGCCAATAATACACGACGGTATTGAAATTTCTTGTGTCTTCAACTTAAGCAAtcaacactcaattataatttacaaataacttatatattgatcgggttcgggttgggttgggcaaaccgagacctcaacccaagcccgacccaagttttatcgggttgctGTTTGTACAGCTCAAGCCCGAGACCGAACCCGAtgcatcctgcccgagcccaacccaatgtcgggacggtcatgggtcggtcgggttgaacccgcccaactttcagccctagtgatCATCCAATCTGGTgatccctgaccgtgggacccaccgtgatgtatgtgatttatatccacaccccccatccgttttgaaagatcattttagggcatgatcaaatgaagcagatataaatctcaggtggaccataatatacgAAACATTGgcaatcgaccattaaaaaatttcgtgtgccacaagagttttggatcaagcttatatgtgTGTAGTCTCCTCAtccaggtccctgtgaccttatcaacaggttggatggcaaataaacattcccgtgaccctatgaagtttttaatggtggggattcaatcactaatgtttcctctgctatggtccacctaagattcggatatgcttcattttttggatcatgccctaaaatgagttgaaaaaatggatggatagtgtggatgtaaggtaaatacatcaaagtgggccccacagttagagaTCCACTGACCTCAGTTGGTCCGGGAATACACCAAACTGCGCCCCCTTTGGCCGGTGGTAAGTAGgcctgatatatatgttttatccacgccgtccatccagtttttctAAAACTGAAgcaatctaaatctcaagtggaccacaccacagggacagcaggaaaacagtagggattaaatgtctaccaataaAAACCTTATGGGgttccaaaagttttggattaagctgataattttcttttttaccttcaTACAGATCTGAGCGCTTTAATCAatcggttggatggcaattaaacattactgtgggccctgggaaatttttttttaaggtgggagttgaatcaccactgttttcctgtgatgttgtACACCctagatttggattagcttcattttttagctcatgctctaaaatgagctaactaaatggatgtacggcgtggatacaacacatacgtcatgatgggcccactGAGCATGGACCACAGGTGACGTCGGTACCcgtgggccaaccttgatgtatttgttttatatccaagcTGTAAATCAGTTTTTTCAGATAGTTTTAGGGCATTTTACAAAAAATTGAATCagataccaatctcaagtggaccacataatggaaattaaattcccaccattaaaaacttagcgagcgccatagaagttttggatcaagccgatatttgtatttttttttccttcatccatgtctttgtgactttatcaacaggtttgatagaaaataaacattacggtgggcccttggAAGCTTTTTACAGTgatcattcaatcaacactgtttttaatagtgtggtccacctacggTTTAGATCTACTTATTATTTTTTCACTTATTATTTTTTCACATgtaataaaattatctttaaaaactgatggacggtgtggatttacataaaatacataaatgtgAGCCCCAAAGGTCAGGaaaacacccactaacgtgttatCCGGTAAACACCTAATCCGCCACCGTTATTTCGATAAGATAACGACAAATTTCGGCGCGGATCTGCTGGGCGTAACAATCCCTTCTATAAATTCACCGACTCTCAGTCTCAGTAGAGCAGTGCGTAGGATACGAGTAGAGTGGTGTGCGTAGGATAAGGAGAAAGAAAGATGAAGGGATACTTAGTTTCTCATCTCCTCATATCTCTGCTTCTCTTCATCTCATTCTCCGTTTCCACTTCCAGATTCATAAAGTCAGGAAATGATACCGTTGTCAGACGGAGTCTTCTCTCCAACGGTCTTGGCTTGACGCCTCCCATGGGGTAAGACTCCCTCTATCACATCAGATTGTCGGAATGCTGACGCCGTCACCGCTTTCCGGCGGTGGACAGAGCCGAgtatgcagccagagtatcaaattactcCCTAATCATATATTTTTGTTGCTGCAGCTATCATTGTTTTTTTGAACTTGGGTCCTGTCCACTTGAAGACCCGAACGAGTCTTAAAGTATAGGAAATGCTAATGCCCCAGCTTCAGGGGACATTAGCAATCTCCCCAGAGCCTTTTAACTACAATTGTCAATCTGGATTGTACATTAATTCATACAAGTAGGCGATCAGATGATCCCAACCCTATGAATTTGTGCCATTTGTTACAACcatcaatttaaagtgatttaaaTCATAAGCAATTAATAGTGGATTGTTAGTATTATCCAAATGGAGTGATCTTTGCAATTAATGCCTACCATATGCCCTGTCAATTCAAGGGAAAATATTTACTTTTGATCGTGTTGAATATAATATAATTCCAACCATAGGCTATTCGTAGTTGGTCGGTCTACATTGATGGACTGTTCAGAACCACTTTACCTGTGCCACATACAGATGAAAAGTGGGTTCTCTCTTAATATCATATTGCCGCCAAACAAAATAATTTAAATGTAGAGATTAAACTTTGATTTTAACATTTTGAAGTTAGTAAGTAGCAGTTATAAATGAAATATGTTATTCCCACTTTAAAAGAATCTCTTCCATCATTCAAACTATAATCATCTTTCTTTTTCAGGTGGAACAGTTGGAATCATTTCTATTGCAGTATTAATGAGACGATAATCAGAGAAACTGGTGAACTTAATCGATTCAACCTTGTCTCTTATTTTATAATGTGGTTTTGGACATTTTATTTAAAACTTTTATCTTCCCTTGTTTTTATTGATTTACCATATTGTTGCTATTTTCCTTGTAACAGCTGATGCTTTGATATCAACTGGCCTTTACAAGCTTGGATATCACTATGTTAACATAGGTATCTTGTTCTATCaacataattttaaatttttattggtATCAAATAGTTGCATTGTCGAACAATGGTTAATCAAGTCTTCAATTTCTTGCTTTATCAGATGAATGTTGGGCTGAGATGGATCGTGACACGGAGGTTTGCTTTTTTCATTTTACAACTTTGTGTTCAAATCTCTTAGTGGGCTTAAATTCTTTAGAAATGTTCTTTCTTTGGTTACTTGTTCTAAGGATTGATACTGACTatccaaacccaaaaaaaaaaaatggtattgaATTTCAGGGTAATTTGGTCGCTAGCAAAACGATGTTTCCATCTGGGATTAAGGCTCTTGCAGATTATGTACATAGCAAGGGGCTTAAGATTGGAATCTATTCAAATGCAGGGTAAGcacattacatttttttttctacttAAGGTTGATGTTAGCAGAGGATGTTGTGACACTAATAGAGATTTATACCTATTAGAGCCATGTATCTGTATCTGTTCTTGATGGTTTATTTCCTTCAGCACCGTTTGGGATGagggatttgtgaaatccatggaAAGTTCACGGATTTACCAAATCCATATTCTCATTTTCCTGATCCCAAACAGGCCATTAATAAAGCTATTGATTCTTCAAAAGAGGTAGAAAGGTTTAATATAGTTATTGCTCTCTATAATGGTCTAAATTTTCAGGTATCAGACATGTAGCAGGACAATGCCAGGATCACTTGGTTTTGAAGAGCAAGATGCCATGACCTTTGCTTCATGGGTAAGAATATTAGAATTGCCTTTGTTGTAGTTTCTTTGTAGCATCATTCTCCAATTGTATTACTATTTTAAAACACATCCTTCAAACTTCTAATAAAGGATGTCCATTTCTGATAATTAAAATCAAGAAAACCCTAACTAATTGGAATGTTTTATGAACTACTTTGCAGGAAGTTGATTATTTGAAATATGACAATTGCTGGAACGGTGGAATTAAGCCAACAATTCGGTAAGCTTACCATGCTTACTGTCAAGTTCAATTTTGAGGAGCTATCTTTTCAAAACAATGATATTTACTTCTCACTCTTTGAATAGATATCCTGTAATGACAAAAGCACTAATGAAGACGGGCCGCCCAATCTTTTTCTCTCTCTGCGAATGGTAATTCTTTATTAATTTGAGCATGTCACACCTCTTTTAAATTTCTCTGTTTTGGCTTTTTTTTCATCTGTTTTTCTCTGTTGATTAGGGGGGACATGCACCCGGCTCTGTGGGGTGCTAAAGTTGGAAACAGTTGGAGGACTACCAATGACATTGCTGATAACTGGGAGAGGTTAAAACCTCTTGAAATCCCTCATTGAGTTGATTTTATCTAGTTTTCTTAATCATAAGAAGCATATGATTGATTAATGTCTTTGGTTCCACAGCATGGTCTCTAGAGCTGATGCGAATGAAGTGTTTGCTGACTATGCAAGGCCTGGTGGCTGGAATGGTTAGAATCTTAATTCTACTTATATTATATGCTTAGACATCAACTTATATTTCTGAGTTTTGTTTGATCAGACCCAGACATGCTTGAGGTAGGAAATGGAGGGATGACAAACGACGAGTACATAGTCCACTTCAGCATATGGGCTATTTCTAAGGTATTACAGAGGTTTACATATCACATATCGCCATGTAAATGAATGCCTTTCTATGATTCTATTTTTATACATTTTATCTCTACTTTTGCAGGCTCCTCTTCTAATTGGATGCGATTTACGAACCGCTAGTAATGAAACGTTGGCAATCCTCAGCAATAAGGAAGTCATCGATGTTAACCAAGGTATATATGTTAGCTACATAGACTagtgtaaaaaataaatttagagggtcaccttttcttttattttcttttcttttctttttcttttacttgTTGATGAGAAGATTTGCTCTACATATTCAGTTGTTGATGGAACTATAAGTGCTTGTTTGGATTGGTTTCTACTGTGGAAAAGAAATTGCTTTCTTCAAATgtaattttttcttctttttgtgaaAACAGAAGTAGCTTTAGAAATCGATTTCTACTTAACAGTttttcgcaaaaaaaaaaaaaaatttggtgaCGGCTCTAACTTCTTTACCTTTCATTACCCATTCAGCATGaactgcagttttttttttttaaaatctctttGTGAAATGGTCAATTATCTAACATGAAAATTTGGTGGAATTAATGTTGAGTAGATCCTCTTGGCGTTCAGGCTAAGAAGGTTAGAATGGAAGGAGATGGCGAGGTACCTTGTCTCAAACAACATGtagcttctttttcttattttttaatggtAACTCCACCAGGGATTGagccctggatcactcacacacactacactgtctctacTAGCTCATCTAATAAGCGGGGGAGAATAACATGTAGCTTCTGCTATCAATGAATAACTTAGTAAGTTGACATTGAATAATATGACTCGTTTTTACAGATTTGGGCTGGACCCCTATCGGGCTATAGGTTTGTCGTCCTTATACTAAATCGGTCTAAAGATTGGACATACAACATCGTAGCACACTTTGATGACATTGGTCTCCCACCAGGGTCGGTGGTCCAAGCGAGAGATATCTGGAAGGTAGTTAGTTGTGTAAAGATCTTTAATCATGATTgctggttatcaagattattctTACCCAAAAAATATGATCTCTAATATATTCTGGTTGCATGCTTTAGCataatacacacacatacatacatacctgTTAATTTGTTATATAAAATTGAAAATACAGTCACTGATGACCATTACAATCTGGTGTCACAGCCATTGTAGGTGCCGTAACGTGTAACGATTCCCATCATTAAAATAATGTTccattacataaccatttttgaaTACCTTGTGCATTCACACAATAAACAAATTGGCTGGTAGATCTGCTTTACCTGATTGAGCTTCTCTGTTTATATGCATTGGAATTTTTTGTTTGTTTCAAGTAGCTTATGTTGATTTATGGATGCAGCACGAGACATTGAAGGAGACATACGAGGATCAAATGACAGCCATAGTTGGTCCACACGCATGCAGGGTGTTCGTGTTGACGCCGGTATCTTACAACACTCCATTACCTTAGGAGGAAGTCTCATCAATGCCATTTTTCTTAGGAAATTGATTAAAAGCCTAGAAGATAAAAATGGTCTACATGTGGACCTGGTTTAGTGTTCAGTGCCATTAGTGCGTAGGGTCTGTTTTTGATAGGCCGCTCTATTAGATTATGTGTGTCCTATCAAACTTGTTTGACAAATGCTTCTAAATTTAATTCATTAGatattatttctaattatatgatGTGAATGAATGTGTGGTTGTAATTATATCATATCTAACTTCAGTTGGATCATAATActattgatgaaatggatcaatagagagagagagagagagagagagagaaccctgCAGTTTGCAAAACAAACTTCCACTCCAATTCCATTGATGTTGGAAGTTGCCTACTTCCACTCCAATTCCACTGAGTGAACCATtttgcaaataataataataataataataataataattttcaaCCCATCTGATGCATGACTTTGATACTGCACCTATCTACTACACTGGCACTTATGGTGGACTTACATGAATTGCATCGATATCCAAGAGTGAGTTCCCCCGTGTAGATCTGATCAGTAGACCAGCCTAATCTTTTGGCCAGATCTGATCGGAGTACTTCAGaaagtatgaaaaaaaaaaaaaaaaaggtgggttCAGACACCAAGATCTCTTGTTCTTATTATAATTATAAGATCGTGATTTGATCCGCACATTTTGATTTCTCCTTCGAccataataaaaaatgaaaagtgTTCAATTGGAATATGAAAATGTGACTGAATTGGTCCTAGTTACTCTTCGAAAGAATTGAGCCGTATGAGGTGAAAATCTCATGTACGTCTGTTGGGGAAGTTGTATGCTTGGCAATTGTATCATGGAAATAGCGCATCGCGGTGATTATACCAAGGGGCACGAACACCAGCCTATTGATATAAAGTGCCTTATCCATGCCCATTAGTTTAGCGGGCCCACCATAATACGTAACATGTGGCAAAGGGATGGTAGACCTCTTCCATAATACGCATGAAGTTATAAATTACTCAAAATGCTTATGTGGTGCTCAAAAACTTCCACTTATTAGGTTACAATAATGTTAAATTGATTGACATTATTGAATGTTTAAGATGGTCTTGTTTAA
This window encodes:
- the LOC131241966 gene encoding alpha-galactosidase 1-like, encoding MCYVRVVRNEGWGQQHSNRAGTPKGFEEDITTTTDLEVVVTRLEELKLSLVGLAVDSSTSILRLVSAIRVSGFAALAIDVVRLSRVKFLIVLKTKKDFRDFKEDAPLHLLMALEGVFPWSLSKVKVGEGTWVRLFGIPTHAWLEAVIIDLGNYFGKVVQIDTSSSFGLFHVYARIRIKLRPGVNLRFIKSGNDTVVRRSLLSNGLGLTPPMGWNSWNHFYCSINETIIRETADALISTGLYKLGYHYVNIDECWAEMDRDTEGNLVASKTMFPSGIKALADYVHSKGLKIGIYSNAGYQTCSRTMPGSLGFEEQDAMTFASWEVDYLKYDNCWNGGIKPTIRYPVMTKALMKTGRPIFFSLCEWGDMHPALWGAKVGNSWRTTNDIADNWESMVSRADANEVFADYARPGGWNDPDMLEVGNGGMTNDEYIVHFSIWAISKAPLLIGCDLRTASNETLAILSNKEVIDVNQDPLGVQAKKVRMEGDGEIWAGPLSGYRFVVLILNRSKDWTYNIVAHFDDIGLPPGSVVQARDIWKHETLKETYEDQMTAIVGPHACRVFVLTPVSYNTPLP